A DNA window from Callospermophilus lateralis isolate mCalLat2 chromosome X, mCalLat2.hap1, whole genome shotgun sequence contains the following coding sequences:
- the LOC143638471 gene encoding G-protein coupled receptor 83-like, which translates to MDAPTTELPQGSLPNPGTMSYGDELTPEALSVPSGFDDLITSTTSQVLQAISNAASAVGRAGRNTVLSMMPDTGDLADTSGPVASEVVSQDEQVQFWLVVGYTIVVFAAIIGNWVLNHVIMKYKRVHTATGLFVVNISVTNMMLALLSSPFTMVRYLCNSLVFGKMTCHLSRFAQYSCAYVTVMSMAAISLDRHRVMLYPLKSRITPMQGNVCIIIIWIVSTCAALPHAIYQKLYQVEIGNITEETACLPSFPYTSKSTWKYLDLGTFLLFFILPLMVLVVVYGHVAKKLWIHNAVDDINIHTYICQRGKKKQTLKMLMTVVLVYTISWLPLNLYLVLLSSESISSHNGLYFFLHWLAISSSCYNPYIYCWLSDSFRIEVQKVIMEIQKTLLDGISRLRGEHRRLSSVSPTHRPAWVDPNPGVPKFPRFKDFDELPSPPPSPTVEVSFLYPTVPRV; encoded by the exons ATGGACGCCCCAACCACAGAATTGCCCCAAGGATCTTTGCCAAACCCCGGCACCATGAGCTATGGGGATGAGCTGACCCCTGAAGCTCTGAGCGTGCCCAGCGGCTTTGATGACCTGATCACCTCCACCACCTCTCAGGTGCTGCAGGCCATTTCCAACGCCGCCTCTGCAGTTGGCCGAGCCGGCCGCAATACCGTGCTCTCCATGATGCCAGACACCGGCGACCTGGCCGACACGTCGGGTCCCGTAGCTTCAGAAGTGGTGTCTCAGGATGAGCAGGTGCAGTTCTGGCTAGTGGTAGGGTACACCATAGTGGTCTTTGCTGCCATCATAGGCAACTGGGTCTTAAACCATGTGATTATGAAATACAAGAGGGTGCACACCGCCACCGGCCTCTTTGTCGTCAACATTTCCGTGACCAACATGATGCTGGCTCTTCTCAGCTCCCCCTTCACCATG GTGCGCTATCTGTGTAATTCCTTGGTGTTTGGGAAGATGACATGCCACCTCAGTCGCTTTGCCCAGTATTCTTGTGCCTATGTAACTGTGATGAGCATGGCTGCTATTTCCCTGGACCGACATCGG GTGATGCTATATCCCCTCAAGTCCCGGATTACTCCAATGCAAGGCAATGTTTGCATCATTATCATCTGGATTGTGAGCACCTGTGCTGCTTTGCCACATGCTATTTACCAGAAACTTTACCAGGTGGAAATTGG AAACATTACTGAGGAAACTGCCTGCCTCCCCAGTTTCCCCTATACTTCAAAATCCACATGGAAATACCTTGACCTGGGCACCTTTTTGCTCTTCTTCATCTTGCCATTGATGGTGCTGGTGGTCGTCTATGGTCATGTGGCCAAGAAGCTGTGGATCCATAATGCTGTTGATGACATCAATATCCATACCTACATCTGCCAGCGTGGGAAGAAGAAGCAGACCCTGAAGATGCTGATGACGGTGGTGCTTGTCTACACAATCAGCTGGCTCCCCCTCAACCTCTACCTGGTGCTGCTGTCTAGTGAATCCATCTCAAGTCACAATGGTCTGTATTTTTTCCTCCACTGGCTGGCAATTAGCAGCTCCTGCTACAACCCCTACATCTACTGCTGGCTCAGCGATAGCTTCCGGATTGAAGTTCAGAAGGTCATCATGGAAATCCAGAAGACGCTGCTCGATGGAATCAGCCGCCTGAGGGGGGAGCACCGCAGGCTGAGCTCTGTGTCACCCACCCACCGTCCTGCCTGGGTGGATCCCAATCCCGGAGTGCCCAAATTCCCACGATTCAAAGATTTCGATGAGCTACCcagtccccctccctcccccacagTGGAAGTCTCCTTTCTCTATCCAACAGTGCCTAGAGTTTAA